From the Temnothorax longispinosus isolate EJ_2023e chromosome 6, Tlon_JGU_v1, whole genome shotgun sequence genome, one window contains:
- the LOC139815419 gene encoding uncharacterized protein, whose protein sequence is MIFTRKHKTPLFVPDLIINDSPLQYSKVVKFLGVMIDTKLSGKPHFEYVIRVHPINILLDEAKEPPLQFRFTYLTSKLVKNISQEFSSVTISLDDLITTTRHPSRHEKACKHIPSYKHFQSILGKTERIHCSFNSLVHIIRYTPVHFHPDIQNVNSVFLERTQDLKKNAISFYTDGSKDDSGYVGAGVYSPDLDFQLQHKLPIETTIFSAEAWAILQALLVIGQLDLVIFSDSKSVLDNICSNATNQQNYIIPRIKEKMYQISCRNINLQLAWIPSHRGITGG, encoded by the exons ATGATCTTCACACGCAAGCACAAAACACCCCTTTTTGTGCCAGACCTAATTATCAACGACAGTCCTCTACAATACAGCAAAGTGGTAAAATTTTTGGGTGTCATGATTGACACCAAACTCAGCGGCAAACCCCATTTCGAATATGTTATCA GAGTCCACCCCATTAACATCTTATTAGACGAAGCCAAGGAGCCCCCGCTGCAGTTCAGATTCACATATCTCACCTCTAAATTAGTCAAGAATATCAGTCAAGAATTTAGCTCGGTGACCATTAGCTTGGATGACCTAATTACGACTACCAGACATCCCAGCCGACACGAAAAAGCCTGCAAACACATTCCTTCCTACAAACACTTCCAATCCATCCTAGGCAAAACCGAAAGAATACATTGTTCCTTCAATTCACTAGTTCACATTATTCGCTACACTCCCGTCCATTTCCACCCTGATATCCAAAACGTCAATTCAGTCTTCCTCGAACGTACTCAGGATCTGAAGAAGAATgcgatttctttttatacagACGGCTCTAAAGACGACTCAGGTTACGTGGGCGCTGGCGTATACTCGCCCGATCTGGATTTCCAACTGCAACACAAACTGCCAATTGAAACCACCATCTTCTCGGCTGAAGCTTGGGCTATCCTTCAAGCGCTTTTGGTCATTGGGCAATTGGACCTGGTAATATTTTCGGATTCCAAAAGCGTCTTGGACAACATATGCTCGAACGCCACTAATCAACAGAATTACATTATACCtcgtattaaagaaaaaatgtatcagATCTCCTGCAGAAATATCAATCTTCAGCTAGCCTGGATTCCCTCCCACCGAGGAATCACGGGCGGATAA